Proteins encoded within one genomic window of Perognathus longimembris pacificus isolate PPM17 chromosome 28, ASM2315922v1, whole genome shotgun sequence:
- the Amer1 gene encoding LOW QUALITY PROTEIN: APC membrane recruitment protein 1 (The sequence of the model RefSeq protein was modified relative to this genomic sequence to represent the inferred CDS: inserted 6 bases in 6 codons; deleted 1 base in 1 codon), producing METRKDEAVHVKGAAASGDAQDQGPEKGAKNKAAEEIEGPTSEPPSSGPGRLKKTAMKFFGGKKGICTLPSFFGGGRNKGSGKGSSKKGVNKSKTHDGLSEGAHGPDDAVSEGNGFSQPLPESPGLFPSSQSAHGALETGSRHKTSVAGVTEKAGAEKVPSVPKPKKGLKGFFSSIRRHRKSKMSGAEQSHPGAKGFEDARAGSHEHVSSAPLVCSEETFQVSRMDNTKPQDASGPKISPIPEPSLPTTATEEMDCKNPEKLKGTCPLALVQPQPASEASVLEEEPHIPEIGEKVLAGEENPPHGPVGGQLSLLFGDVTSLKSFDSLTGCGDIIAEQDMDSMTDSMASGGQRANRDGTKRSSCLVTYQGGGEEMALPDDDDQEXEEEEEAELEEEEEGKEEEEDDDLEYLWASAQIYPRPXLNLGYPPTISPGHHGYMLIDPVXAYSGLASGELLTPQSDQQESAPNSDEGYYDSTTPGFEDDSGEALGLVHTDCLPRDSYSGDALYEFYEPGDSLENSPPGDDCLYDLHGRSSEIFDPFLNFEPFSSSRPPGAMETEEERLVTIQKQLLYWELRREQLEAQEARAREAHAREAYTREAHAREIYAWEAHTQEVHAREARSQETQAQEIHAQEGKVRESLAWQEKPVLEYQMRPLGPSVMGLIAGASGASQTSHRGTTSAFPATSSSEPDWRDFRPLEKRFEGICSKKDQSTCLMQLFQSDAMFEPDMQEANFGGSPRRAYPTYSPPEEPEEEEEEKEGNATVSFSQALVEFTSNGNLFSSMSCSSDSDSSFTQNLPELPPMVTFDIADVERDGEGKCEENPEFHNDEDLAASLEAFELGYYHKHAFNNYHSRFYQGLPWGVSSXPRYLGLPGMHPRPPPAAMALNRRSRSLDTAETLELELSSSYLXQGYVESDELQAQQEDSDEEDDEGEWGRDSPXSLYTEPPGFSDWPVWAPCRLPVRPGPSWIRPSQLDGPPSRSPYRQGSCCIPPVAMSISLPGPGQEPRVPGEPGPPLARPLHLPLPMGPCYNLQPQAFQSTRARPRDVLLPVAHCANEPSCSSSSGGFNPSPLPQAKPVGITHGIPQLPRVRPEPLQPQPSHYRASSLDLSKERAEQGASLLTSYPSTATNGNLTK from the exons ATGGAGACCCGAAAGGATGAAGCTGTTCATGTCAAG GGAGCAGCAGCCTCTGGGGATGCTCAGGACCAGGGGCCAGAGAAAGGAGCCAAGAACAAAGCAGCTGAAGAAATAGAAGGGCCAACATCAGAACCACCCTCATCTGGCCCAGGTAGGCTGAAGAAAACTGCCATGAAATTCTTTGGTGGCAAAAAGGGAATCTGTACTCTGCCTAGTTTCTTTGGAGGAGGACGAAACAAAGGTTCTGGGAAAGGAAGCTCCAAGAAGGGTGTAAACAAGAGCAAGACACATGATGGCTTGAGCGAAGGAGCACATGGCCCTGATGATGCTGTCAGCGAAGGAAATGGCTTCTCCCAACCTCTGCCTGAATCACCCGGCCTATTTCCCAGCTCTCAGAGTGCCCACGGGGCTTTGGAGACAGGCTCCAGACATAAAACATCTGTGGCTGGagttacagaaaaagctggagctgAGAAGGTACCCTCTGTGCCCAAGCCAAAGAAAGGTCTAAAAGGCTTTTTTAGCAGTATCCGTCGTCACCGGAAGAGCAAGATGTCTGGGGCTGAGCAGAGTCACCCAGGAGCCAAGGGCTTTGAAGATGCCAGAGCTGGGTCTCATGAGCATGTGAGCTCAGCCCCTCTAGTTTGCTCTGAAGAGACCTTCCAAGTCTCTAGAATGGACAATACCAAACCTCAAGATGCCTCTGGACCAAAAATTTCACCAATACCAGAACCCTCTCTACCAACTACAGCTACTGAGGAGATGGATTGTAAAAATCCAGAAAAACTCAAGGGGACCTGTCCTTTAGCCCTTGTGCAGCCCCAGCCTGCTTCTGAAGCCAGTGTTCTAGAGGAAGAGCCCCACATTCCAGAAATAGGGGAGAAGGTGTTAGCTGGAGAGGAAAATCCACCTCATGGCCCTGTGGGGGGTCAGCTGAGCCTTCTGTTTGGAGATGTCACATCCTTGAAAAGCTTTGACTCACTAACAGGTTGTGGTGACATTATAGCAGAACAGGACATGGACAGTATGACAGACAGCATGGCCTCTGGAGGCCAGAGGGCCAATCGAGATGGGACCAAACGAAGTTCCTGCCTGGTGACCTACCAAGGAGGTGGAGAGGAGATGGCCTTACCGGATGATGATGatcagg gagaggaggaggaagaggctgaattagaggaagaagaagaaggcaaggaagaggaagaagatgatgaCTTAGAATATCTATGGGCAAGTGCCCAGATATACCCAAGGC ATCTGAACCTGGGTTACCCTCCAAccatatccccaggccatcaTGGCTACATGCTCATTGACCCAG CAGCTTATTCTGGCCTAGCCTCTGGGGAACTTTTAACTCCTCAGAGTGACCAGCAAGAATCTGCCCCCAATAGTGATGAAGGATATTATGACTCTACCACACCTGGATTTGAAGATGATTCAGGGGAGGCCTTGGGGCTTGTCCATACCGATTGCCTACCGAGAGACAGCTATAGTGGAGATGCCCTATATGAGTTCTATGAACCAGGTGACAGTCTTGAGAACTCACCACCTGGAGATGACTGCCTTTATGACCTCCATGGTCGAAGCTCTGAGATATTTGATCCTTTCTTAAACTTTGAGCCCTTTTCTTCCTCCCGGCCACCTGGAGCAATGGAGACAGAAGAAGAACGACTAGTGACCATCCAAAAACAGTTATTGTATTGGGAGCTTCGACGAGAGCAGCTTGAGGCTCAAGAGGCCCGGGCTCGAGAAGCTCATGCCAGGGAGGCTTATACCCGAGAGGCTCATGCCAGGGAGATCTATGCCTGGGAGGCCCACACTCAGGAAGTTCATGCCAGAGAGGCTCGATCTCAAGAAACCCAGGCCCAAGAGATTCATGCTCAAGAAGGTAAAGTACGAGAGAGCCTGGCCTGGCAGGAAAAGCCTGTCTTGGAGTATCAGATGAGGCCCTTAGGCCCATCAGTGATGGGCCTCATTGCAGGAGCATCAGGAGCCTCTCAGACCTCCCACCGGGGAACTACTTCAGCGTTCCCTGCCACATCTAGTAGTGAGCCAGACTGGCGAGATTTTCGTCCTCTGGAGAAACGTTTTGAGGGAATATGCTCCAAGAAAGACCAGAGTACCTGCCTGATGCAGCTCTTCCAAAGTGATGCCATGTTTGAGCCAGACATGCAAGAAGCAAATTTTGGAGGATCTCCCAGGAGGGCCTACCCTACTTACTCACCCCCTGAGGAgccagaagaagaagaggaagagaaggaaggtaaTGCCACTGTGAGTTTCTCACAGGCCCTAGTGGAGTTTACCAGCAATGGAAACCTTTTCTCCAGCATGTCCTGCAGCTCTGATTCAGACTCATCCTTCACCCAAAACCTCCCTGAGCTGCCCCCAATGGTGACCTTTGACATCGCTGATGTGGAACGGGACGGAGAAGGCAAGTGTGAAGAAAATCCTGAATTCCACAATGATGAAGACCTTGCAGCCTCTTTGGAAGCTTTTGAGCTGGGCTATTACCACAAACATGCCTTCAACAACTACCACAGCCGATTCTACCAAGGTCTTCCCTGGGGTGTGAGCA CTCCACGATACTTGGGACTACCTGGCATGCACCCTCGACCTCCACCTGCTGCCATGGCACTCAACAGGAGAAGCCGCTCCCTTGATACTGCAGAGACCCTAGAGTTGGAACTTTCCAGTTCCTACC CCCAGGGCTATGTGGAGTCTGATGAGCTACAGGCCCAGCAGGAAGATTCAGATGAAGAGGATGATGAAGGAGAATGGGGCCGAGACAGTC TGTCTCTCTACACTGAACCCCCTGGGTTCAGTGATTGGCCTGTATGGGCTCCTTGTCGTCTTCCAGTGAGACCAGGCCCTTCCTGGATAAGACCCAGTCAGTTAGATGGGCCTCCCAGCCGGTCTCCATATAGGCAGGGAAGCTGTTGTATACCTCCTGTTGCTATGTCAATATCCCTGCCAGGGCCAGGGCAAGAGCCAAGAGTACCTGGGGAACCTGGGCCTCCGCTAGCTCGACCTTTACACCTTCCTCTGCCCATGGGCCCTTGCTATAACCTCCAGCCCCAGGCCTTCCAGAGTACAAGAGCTAGGCCTCGAGATGTGCTGCTGCCTGTTGCTCATTGTGCCAATGAGCCCAGTTGTTCCTCCAGTTCTGGAGGCTTCAACCCTAGTCCTCTGCCACAGGCCAAGCCTGTGGGTATTACCCATGGTATCCCACAGCTGCCCAGGGTTCGACCTGAgcccctccagcctcagcccagtCACTACAGGGCTTCCAGCCTTGATCTGTCAAAGGAGAGGGCTGAGCAAGGTGCCTCTCTCCTGACCAGCTACCCCTCCACTGCCACGAATGGAAATCTAACCAAGTAA